A section of the Bacillus pumilus genome encodes:
- a CDS encoding type II toxin-antitoxin system SpoIISB family antitoxin translates to MDHALQGDNNNRKKNPFKILKKKQHISMADYKVSPHTERIFKKNEQLLDEYKNKRA, encoded by the coding sequence ATGGACCACGCACTTCAAGGGGATAACAACAATCGCAAGAAAAATCCATTTAAGATTTTAAAGAAAAAGCAACATATCAGCATGGCGGATTATAAGGTAAGTCCCCATACTGAGCGTATTTTCAAAAAGAATGAACAGCTCTTGGATGAGTATAAAAATAAAAGGGCTTGA
- a CDS encoding N-acetylmuramoyl-L-alanine amidase — MVQIYQDFIPVGNGNRPGYAMTPEYITVHNTANTSKGADAKSHAAYVKNPTTEVSWHFTVDDHEIFQHLPLNENGWHAGDGHGNGNRKSIGIEICENADGNFQQAVKHAQWLIQKLLNEHHIPLANVVTHQYWSGKACPRQLLSTWNEFKKGIETAEDPETVITYVVKSGDTLTSIAKAHGVTVQDLQKWNDISDPNKIQIGQVLKIYRNDAKSLYNLPDGVLKVTSPLTKGEHVRRVQQALAAVYFYPDKAAANKGIDGVYGEKTANAVARFQLVNGLPSDGVYGPKTKEKLLKLLSQ; from the coding sequence ATGGTACAAATTTATCAAGATTTTATTCCAGTTGGAAACGGAAACCGCCCAGGATATGCGATGACACCGGAGTATATAACGGTGCATAACACAGCAAACACGTCAAAGGGAGCGGATGCAAAAAGTCATGCGGCCTATGTAAAAAACCCAACGACAGAGGTGAGCTGGCATTTTACAGTGGATGATCATGAAATCTTTCAGCATCTGCCGTTAAATGAAAATGGCTGGCATGCAGGGGATGGTCATGGGAATGGTAACCGGAAGTCGATCGGTATTGAAATTTGTGAGAATGCAGATGGGAATTTTCAGCAAGCAGTCAAACATGCACAATGGCTCATTCAAAAGCTGTTAAATGAACATCACATTCCGCTAGCAAACGTGGTCACACATCAGTACTGGTCTGGAAAAGCATGTCCACGCCAGCTTCTTTCTACTTGGAATGAATTTAAAAAAGGGATTGAAACCGCAGAAGATCCGGAGACGGTCATCACATATGTCGTGAAGAGCGGGGATACGTTAACGAGTATTGCGAAAGCTCATGGCGTCACAGTTCAAGATTTACAGAAGTGGAATGATATTAGCGATCCGAATAAGATTCAAATTGGACAAGTTCTCAAAATTTATCGAAACGATGCAAAGAGCTTGTATAATCTGCCAGATGGGGTTTTAAAGGTGACTTCTCCATTGACAAAGGGAGAGCATGTACGCCGCGTCCAGCAGGCGCTTGCTGCTGTTTATTTTTATCCTGATAAAGCAGCTGCAAATAAAGGAATAGACGGAGTTTATGGAGAAAAAACGGCGAACGCCGTAGCGCGTTTTCAGCTGGTAAATGGTCTGCCAAGTGATGGGGTATACGGACCTAAAACGAAGGAAAAGCTTCTGAAGCTGTTAAGTCAGTGA
- a CDS encoding ImmA/IrrE family metallo-endopeptidase: protein MTGFLTHLEEDIKRLYAQLQISGPAYREMQRIASEFRVWVHYEETGSMMIQHQGLYSIILNRSLSPEEQWQDFAHELCHVLKHTGNHFKMNKLFRELQEFQAKQFMYHFCVPTFMLLKMKLPTLRQQAILHIAQTFHVTWAFAEKRLALFEQRKAGIRFQQEFTSYLMKAEKVAEKEVVYQT, encoded by the coding sequence ATGACTGGTTTTTTAACCCATTTAGAAGAAGATATTAAGCGGTTATATGCTCAATTACAAATAAGCGGTCCTGCTTATAGAGAGATGCAAAGGATCGCTTCTGAATTTCGCGTGTGGGTCCACTATGAGGAGACTGGCAGCATGATGATCCAGCATCAAGGTCTTTACAGTATTATATTAAACAGATCCCTATCACCTGAAGAACAGTGGCAGGATTTTGCCCACGAGCTTTGTCATGTGCTAAAGCATACAGGCAATCATTTCAAAATGAACAAACTCTTTCGAGAATTGCAGGAGTTTCAGGCAAAACAATTCATGTACCACTTTTGTGTTCCAACCTTTATGCTGCTGAAAATGAAGCTTCCAACCCTTCGGCAGCAAGCCATTTTGCATATTGCTCAAACGTTTCACGTCACTTGGGCTTTTGCTGAAAAACGGCTTGCCTTATTCGAACAGCGAAAAGCAGGTATTCGTTTTCAGCAGGAGTTTACGTCTTATTTAATGAAAGCAGAAAAGGTCGCAGAAAAAGAAGTCGTTTATCAAACGTAA
- a CDS encoding poly-gamma-glutamate hydrolase family protein yields MRQMIDTYQSYEELSAHERKGIDYQILHERKGDQLLVLSPHAGGIESGVSELIHEISSDYSMYLFEGLKVKGNHVLHITSTRFDEPLCLSEVHSHHHTFALHGYGETEVLQTLVGGTDRERAAETVKRLTQNGFHALLLAESDRFSGTHPDNINNKCLTGKSVQLEISQAQRRAFFQDFRRRYRRDTQTEQFYQYTNVLKQVLALYE; encoded by the coding sequence ATGAGGCAAATGATCGATACGTATCAAAGTTATGAAGAGCTTTCCGCTCATGAAAGAAAAGGGATTGATTATCAAATTCTTCATGAGCGGAAAGGTGACCAGCTACTAGTTTTATCGCCTCATGCCGGAGGAATTGAATCAGGCGTGAGTGAGCTTATTCATGAAATATCTAGCGACTATTCTATGTATTTATTTGAAGGCCTTAAAGTAAAAGGCAATCATGTTCTTCATATTACAAGTACACGCTTTGATGAGCCGCTTTGCCTTTCAGAGGTGCATTCCCATCATCATACATTTGCACTTCATGGTTACGGTGAAACAGAGGTGCTTCAAACGTTAGTGGGGGGGACGGACAGAGAAAGAGCGGCAGAAACTGTGAAGCGTTTAACGCAAAATGGCTTTCACGCATTGCTGCTAGCAGAATCTGATCGTTTTTCTGGAACGCACCCTGATAATATCAATAACAAATGTCTGACAGGAAAAAGTGTACAACTTGAAATTAGTCAAGCGCAAAGAAGAGCATTCTTTCAAGACTTTAGGCGTCGATACCGGCGAGATACACAAACTGAACAATTTTATCAATACACAAATGTACTCAAACAAGTATTAGCCCTTTATGAATAA
- a CDS encoding DUF5412 domain-containing protein, with the protein MLKKKTTLTLIILLLSFAGIIYWKCFSLQGVSHGTFIRSISSPDGMYIINTYQHSGGKLKENAVRAEIENKLTHRKKTIYWKYPDKDPLIQWKNGQLVQIGHEFLNVVKGDTYDYRFDQNKRK; encoded by the coding sequence ATGTTAAAAAAGAAAACCACCCTCACCCTTATCATCTTACTCCTTAGCTTCGCTGGCATTATTTATTGGAAATGCTTCTCGCTTCAAGGCGTGTCTCATGGAACATTCATCCGGTCAATATCATCACCTGACGGAATGTATATCATCAACACCTATCAGCATAGCGGAGGAAAGCTAAAGGAAAACGCAGTCAGAGCAGAAATTGAAAACAAATTAACCCATCGCAAGAAGACAATTTACTGGAAATACCCTGATAAAGACCCTCTCATCCAATGGAAAAACGGACAGCTTGTTCAAATTGGACATGAGTTTTTAAATGTAGTGAAGGGTGACACGTACGATTATCGCTTTGATCAGAACAAGAGAAAATAA
- a CDS encoding methyl-accepting chemotaxis protein has protein sequence MDILQSIVTAAPYMMQILKNEVTMGVIDREKFLLYLPSKDVDFQIRAGERIKPDDMNMKKALRGETSSMFVPESVYGVPLNAMGLPIFNENGQVIGALALGFPLKNQIELEAYMDSLNDIIQSIQEKVHVVAAHSEELSATSEEMTLQTQQTLESSKQTADITKMIKGISRQTSLLGLNASIEAARAGKEGAGFSVVASEVQKLSSETSRATENIESSLQGISSNIHTLLESMDHMKGSSSEQASLVTEFSEIVDRLTTVSKDMKKFMQTVMST, from the coding sequence TTGGATATACTACAGAGTATAGTGACAGCAGCACCTTATATGATGCAAATTTTAAAGAATGAAGTGACGATGGGTGTCATTGATCGAGAGAAATTTTTGTTGTATTTGCCATCGAAAGATGTTGATTTTCAAATTCGAGCTGGGGAACGTATTAAACCAGATGATATGAATATGAAAAAAGCGCTGAGAGGTGAGACATCAAGTATGTTTGTGCCTGAATCAGTATATGGAGTACCTTTAAATGCAATGGGATTGCCGATTTTTAATGAAAATGGGCAAGTGATTGGTGCCCTCGCTTTAGGATTTCCGCTCAAAAATCAAATAGAGCTTGAAGCGTATATGGATTCATTGAATGACATTATTCAAAGTATTCAAGAAAAAGTGCACGTGGTAGCGGCACATTCAGAGGAGCTCTCTGCTACAAGTGAGGAGATGACCTTACAAACGCAGCAAACTCTTGAAAGCTCAAAACAAACAGCCGATATCACAAAAATGATTAAAGGCATCTCGAGACAAACGAGTTTGCTAGGATTGAATGCGTCAATTGAAGCGGCCAGAGCAGGAAAAGAGGGAGCAGGTTTTAGTGTTGTAGCAAGTGAGGTTCAAAAGCTTTCAAGTGAAACTTCACGTGCAACTGAAAACATCGAAAGCTCATTGCAAGGAATTTCCTCCAATATACATACATTGCTTGAAAGTATGGATCATATGAAAGGTTCTTCATCAGAACAGGCTTCACTTGTGACAGAGTTTAGTGAAATTGTCGATCGATTGACGACGGTGAGTAAAGATATGAAGAAATTTATGCAAACGGTCATGTCAACGTAA
- a CDS encoding FAD-dependent oxidoreductase, producing the protein MTYERAIVIGGGMTGILAAKVLSTFYHQVFIIEKDEMPDSPKNRLGTPQAFHPHRMLPLGKQIVERLFPGYTKELLAMGGFNTLDQTSRFITKDGELTLTDIEETVVTRRAMLEWVLMQRMLNEGQVQCLEKHEALSLQLKEGTNQVIGLVVKDRHEKPGRIFEMKADLVIDTSGRMSKLPKWLKDAGLSLPQTNELSVSLGYSTRYYKIPPEAPYQQSMVVVGQPERQIPTGLFERVDHDLVAVLLSAAGGSHYPTTDVDQFDSETAGLTHPAIADAITHLTPYTKPKGFRVPSCVRYHYEQMNDWPSGLLVMGDALCTLDPIHGQGMTKAALEAQVLERMLKQVQKNQQLSFEKDTLQQMQDANELGWWLCAIADMAWEGVELKSETTIPHLTFVQEFLNRYVQYAILTKQPERLEAYHRMHSFLTEPRDIINLEQLHAMIQADTSGETAEWWSQWDQKDDERNRAFFHEAVPDFRLQQLLLFN; encoded by the coding sequence ATGACATATGAGCGGGCGATCGTCATTGGCGGCGGTATGACAGGAATACTTGCTGCAAAAGTTTTATCAACGTTTTATCATCAAGTTTTCATTATCGAAAAGGACGAAATGCCAGACTCTCCTAAGAACCGTCTCGGCACTCCTCAAGCTTTTCATCCACATAGAATGCTACCACTAGGCAAGCAAATAGTGGAACGTCTATTTCCTGGTTATACAAAAGAGTTACTGGCAATGGGCGGATTCAATACATTGGATCAAACCTCTCGTTTTATCACAAAAGACGGTGAATTAACGCTTACTGATATAGAAGAAACAGTGGTCACAAGACGTGCCATGCTAGAGTGGGTGCTGATGCAAAGAATGTTAAATGAGGGACAGGTGCAATGTTTAGAAAAACATGAAGCCCTCTCACTTCAGTTGAAAGAGGGAACAAACCAAGTTATCGGACTGGTCGTGAAAGATCGGCATGAAAAACCAGGACGCATTTTTGAAATGAAAGCAGACTTAGTGATCGATACGTCTGGAAGAATGTCTAAATTGCCAAAATGGCTGAAAGATGCTGGACTGTCCTTACCGCAGACAAATGAATTAAGTGTGTCACTAGGCTACAGCACAAGATACTACAAGATACCACCAGAAGCGCCATACCAGCAATCAATGGTCGTCGTAGGTCAGCCGGAAAGGCAAATCCCAACAGGACTGTTTGAACGGGTAGATCATGATTTAGTAGCTGTTCTTCTCTCTGCAGCTGGCGGATCACATTATCCAACAACAGACGTTGATCAATTTGATTCAGAAACAGCTGGACTCACGCATCCAGCAATCGCAGATGCCATTACCCATTTAACGCCCTATACAAAACCAAAAGGATTTAGAGTCCCTTCTTGCGTGAGATATCACTATGAACAAATGAATGATTGGCCAAGTGGATTATTGGTGATGGGCGATGCCTTGTGTACATTAGATCCCATTCACGGGCAAGGAATGACAAAGGCCGCACTCGAAGCACAAGTTCTTGAGCGTATGCTCAAACAAGTACAAAAGAATCAGCAGCTATCTTTTGAAAAGGACACATTACAACAAATGCAGGATGCCAATGAACTTGGCTGGTGGCTTTGTGCGATTGCTGATATGGCGTGGGAAGGCGTTGAATTAAAAAGCGAAACAACCATTCCTCATTTGACGTTCGTACAAGAATTTTTAAATCGCTACGTACAATACGCCATTTTAACAAAACAGCCTGAGCGTCTTGAGGCGTACCACCGGATGCATTCTTTCTTAACAGAACCGAGAGACATCATCAACTTAGAACAGCTGCATGCCATGATTCAAGCCGACACTTCTGGAGAAACAGCTGAATGGTGGAGTCAGTGGGATCAAAAGGACGATGAACGCAATCGAGCTTTTTTCCATGAAGCGGTTCCTGACTTTCGTTTACAGCAACTCCTGTTATTCAATTGA
- the lysA gene encoding diaminopimelate decarboxylase yields the protein MYLHGTCRQNELGHLEIGGVDAVSLAETYGTPLYVYDVALIRERAKSFQKAFIEEELTAQVAYASKAFSSIAMFQLAKEEGLSLDVVSGGELHTAICAGFPVEKIHFHGNNKSRDELKMALENEIGCIVVDNFYEMKLLEELGQELSKQVKVLLRITPGVEAHTHDYITTGQEDSKFGFDLHNGQADEAVKLVLKSEVIELLGVHCHIGSQIFDTAGFVLAADKIFLKLDEWRESFGFISTVLNLGGGFGIRYTEEDEPLPATEYVEKIIQAVKENVARYEFDMPEIWIEPGRSLVGDAGTTLYTIGSSKHVPGIRDYVAVDGGMSDNIRPALYQAKYEAASANKMSQSHDQTVSIAGKCCESGDMLIWDIDLPELSQGDLLAVFCTGAYGYSMSNNYNRIPRPAVVFVEDGEAQLVVERESYADMVKLDLPYQSKVKSST from the coding sequence TTGTATTTACACGGCACTTGCAGACAAAATGAACTCGGTCATTTAGAAATTGGTGGTGTTGATGCTGTTTCTTTAGCTGAAACGTATGGGACACCACTTTATGTATATGATGTGGCTTTAATACGGGAGCGCGCAAAAAGCTTTCAAAAAGCATTTATAGAAGAAGAACTAACGGCGCAAGTAGCATATGCGAGTAAAGCATTTTCCTCCATCGCGATGTTTCAGCTTGCCAAAGAAGAAGGATTATCTCTTGATGTCGTATCAGGCGGGGAGCTTCACACAGCCATTTGCGCCGGTTTTCCGGTAGAAAAAATTCATTTCCATGGCAACAATAAAAGCAGAGATGAATTAAAAATGGCGTTAGAAAACGAGATCGGCTGTATCGTCGTAGATAATTTTTACGAAATGAAGCTTCTTGAAGAGCTTGGTCAAGAGCTGTCAAAACAGGTAAAAGTACTGCTGCGTATCACACCAGGTGTCGAAGCGCATACGCATGATTATATTACAACAGGCCAAGAAGATTCTAAATTCGGTTTTGACCTTCACAATGGACAAGCAGATGAAGCGGTGAAACTAGTGCTTAAATCAGAAGTGATTGAGCTATTAGGCGTACATTGCCATATCGGTTCACAAATATTTGATACAGCTGGTTTTGTCCTTGCAGCAGACAAAATCTTTTTGAAGCTGGATGAATGGAGAGAATCATTCGGTTTTATCTCGACCGTATTAAACTTAGGCGGCGGCTTTGGTATCCGTTATACAGAAGAGGATGAACCACTTCCTGCGACAGAATATGTCGAGAAAATTATCCAAGCTGTGAAAGAGAACGTGGCCCGCTATGAGTTTGATATGCCGGAGATTTGGATTGAGCCAGGCCGCTCTCTTGTTGGAGATGCAGGGACAACGCTTTATACGATCGGCTCATCAAAACACGTACCTGGTATTCGCGATTATGTTGCGGTAGATGGGGGAATGAGTGACAACATTCGTCCAGCTTTATATCAAGCGAAATATGAAGCGGCAAGTGCCAATAAAATGAGTCAATCGCACGATCAAACAGTTTCCATTGCAGGGAAATGCTGTGAAAGTGGTGATATGCTTATTTGGGATATCGATTTGCCAGAGTTATCACAAGGTGATTTATTAGCTGTCTTTTGTACCGGAGCTTACGGCTACAGTATGTCTAACAACTATAACCGCATCCCGCGCCCGGCTGTCGTATTTGTAGAAGACGGGGAAGCGCAGCTTGTCGTTGAACGCGAATCATATGCGGATATGGTCAAACTTGATTTGCCGTATCAATCAAAAGTAAAATCATCTACGTAA
- a CDS encoding spore germination protein: MKKDKVNVYRDPKKNEDYFKENVGMGLSFDLGVRKIYIHDQEIQLYYVNGLCDTQYVIYLLKELVEINDNEPESDDMARVIENRLVNQQVSKVETLDEAVDQVLSGLVAVVVEGENYAFIIDVRSYPGRMPEEPDTEKVVRGARDGFVENIIVNTALIRRRVRDEKLRYKMLKVGERSKADVCVCYIEDIADPDLVDIIEKEVSGIKVDGLTMSDKTIEEFIIKQGYNPFPLVRYTERPDVAANHILEGHVIIITDTSPSVIITPTTIFHHVQHAEEYRQAPAVGTFLRWVRFLGILCSTFLLPIWFLFILEPSLLPDHLSYIGFNKPSHIPVILQVFLADFGVEFLRMAAIHTPTALSTAMGLIAAVLIGQIAIDVGLFTPEVILYVSLAAIGTFTTPSYELSVANKIVRLIILALVAIFKLNGLIIGFTLLLIYLTSIRSLQTPYMWPFLPFNGKALWQVLIRTSVPGSKVRPSIVHPQNRSKIPPNS; the protein is encoded by the coding sequence ATGAAGAAAGACAAAGTAAACGTGTACCGAGATCCGAAGAAAAATGAAGATTACTTTAAAGAAAATGTCGGAATGGGGCTCAGCTTTGACCTTGGCGTGCGGAAAATTTATATACACGATCAGGAAATCCAACTTTACTATGTAAATGGACTGTGCGATACGCAGTATGTCATCTACTTATTAAAAGAACTAGTTGAAATCAATGATAATGAACCTGAATCAGATGACATGGCACGTGTGATTGAGAACCGTCTAGTCAATCAACAGGTCTCAAAGGTTGAAACACTCGATGAAGCCGTAGACCAAGTGCTGTCGGGCCTTGTAGCAGTTGTAGTTGAAGGCGAAAACTACGCATTTATCATTGATGTCAGAAGCTATCCTGGCAGAATGCCAGAGGAACCGGATACAGAAAAAGTTGTCCGGGGCGCAAGAGACGGATTTGTTGAAAATATTATTGTCAATACAGCGCTCATACGAAGACGTGTGCGAGATGAAAAACTGAGATACAAAATGCTTAAAGTGGGCGAACGTTCAAAAGCGGATGTATGTGTTTGCTACATTGAAGATATTGCCGACCCAGATCTTGTCGATATCATAGAGAAAGAAGTGTCAGGAATCAAAGTCGACGGGCTGACGATGTCTGATAAAACGATTGAAGAGTTCATTATAAAACAAGGATACAATCCATTTCCCCTTGTACGATACACCGAGCGTCCAGATGTTGCCGCTAACCATATACTAGAAGGGCATGTCATCATTATTACGGATACATCTCCTAGCGTCATCATTACGCCAACCACCATTTTTCACCACGTTCAACATGCAGAAGAATACCGCCAGGCACCTGCAGTTGGGACGTTCCTAAGATGGGTTCGCTTTTTAGGTATTTTATGTTCAACGTTTCTTTTACCTATTTGGTTCCTGTTTATCCTTGAACCAAGTCTTCTGCCAGATCATTTAAGCTATATTGGTTTTAACAAACCGTCTCATATCCCTGTGATTTTACAAGTATTTCTAGCTGATTTTGGGGTGGAATTTTTAAGGATGGCTGCAATTCATACGCCAACCGCATTGTCGACCGCCATGGGACTGATCGCGGCTGTTTTAATTGGACAAATTGCCATTGATGTCGGTTTATTTACACCAGAAGTCATCTTATACGTCTCACTAGCAGCTATCGGTACATTTACAACCCCAAGCTATGAACTGAGTGTCGCCAATAAAATTGTACGACTCATCATACTAGCGCTTGTGGCGATCTTTAAGCTGAATGGACTCATCATTGGTTTTACGTTGTTACTCATCTACTTAACATCCATTCGTTCATTGCAGACGCCTTATATGTGGCCATTTCTTCCTTTTAACGGGAAGGCTTTGTGGCAAGTGTTAATTCGGACCTCTGTTCCTGGCTCAAAAGTAAGGCCAAGCATTGTCCACCCTCAAAACAGATCAAAAATTCCGCCAAATTCTTAA
- a CDS encoding stage V sporulation protein AE: MGQRRKVILVTDGDIYAAKTIELAAKNVGGRCISSSKGNPSKRTGPELVQMILKTPNDPVFVMFDDSGLTGEGTGEIAMKHVARHPEIEVIGAIAVASKTHQAEWTKVHVAIDREGELTEYGVDKHGLPEMEPHKMSGDTVYCLDSLDLPLVVGIGDIGKMGRKDDLSKGSPITMKAVELILERSGFHEERQSKRVPRSEEK, encoded by the coding sequence ATGGGGCAAAGACGGAAAGTCATTTTAGTGACAGATGGAGATATATATGCTGCCAAAACCATTGAGCTTGCGGCTAAAAATGTCGGTGGGCGATGTATTTCCAGCTCAAAAGGAAATCCAAGCAAACGAACAGGACCTGAACTTGTGCAGATGATTTTAAAAACGCCGAATGATCCAGTGTTTGTCATGTTTGATGATTCTGGCCTGACAGGTGAAGGAACAGGGGAGATAGCGATGAAGCATGTGGCGCGTCACCCTGAAATCGAAGTCATCGGGGCGATCGCCGTTGCCTCCAAAACGCATCAAGCTGAATGGACAAAGGTTCATGTTGCCATTGACCGTGAGGGTGAACTGACAGAATACGGCGTCGACAAGCATGGCCTTCCCGAAATGGAGCCCCATAAAATGAGCGGAGATACCGTGTATTGTCTTGACTCGCTCGATCTTCCGCTTGTTGTTGGAATTGGGGATATTGGCAAAATGGGACGGAAAGATGATCTGAGCAAAGGATCTCCGATCACAATGAAAGCAGTTGAATTAATTTTAGAAAGGAGTGGTTTCCATGAAGAAAGACAAAGTAAACGTGTACCGAGATCCGAAGAAAAATGA
- the spoVAE gene encoding stage V sporulation protein AE, which yields MDYLIAFVAGGLICVIGQLLLDVLKLTPAHVMTTFVVAGTILDGFGIYDKFIEFAGAGATVPIVSFGHSLLHGAMHQADVHGFIGIGIGIFELTSAGISAAILFSFLIALIFKPKG from the coding sequence ATGGATTATCTTATCGCTTTTGTTGCAGGCGGACTTATTTGCGTCATTGGTCAGCTTTTACTAGACGTACTCAAACTGACGCCTGCACATGTCATGACTACCTTTGTTGTGGCGGGTACCATTTTAGACGGATTCGGTATCTATGATAAATTTATTGAATTTGCGGGTGCGGGGGCAACCGTACCAATCGTCAGCTTTGGCCATAGCTTGCTTCATGGAGCGATGCATCAGGCAGATGTACACGGGTTCATCGGAATCGGGATCGGTATTTTTGAATTAACTTCTGCTGGGATTTCAGCTGCGATTTTATTCTCATTTCTTATCGCTCTTATCTTTAAACCGAAAGGATAA
- the spoVAD gene encoding stage V sporulation protein AD, giving the protein MKLTGKQSWVFEHKLYVNAEGTAAGPKEKEGPIGHLIDKTYDEMHCDQKNWEMAERKLMEDAISSALSKANLQKSDIDLLLAGDLLNQNVTANYVARELKIPFLCLFGACSTSMESVAIASALIDGGFANRAIAATSSHNATAERQFRNPTEYGGQKPDTATSTVTGSGAVIISQAPSPIQITSATVGRVMDLGITDPFDMGSAMAPAAADTIKQHLEDLGRTVDDYDLILTGDLSGIGSPILKDLLKEESIQLGRKHDDCGLIIYTPDQNVFAGGSGCACSAVVTFSHIFQEMKAGNLQRVLVVATGALLSPMMVQQKETIPTIAHGVVFERAGGES; this is encoded by the coding sequence GTGAAACTAACAGGAAAACAATCTTGGGTGTTTGAGCACAAGCTTTACGTCAATGCAGAGGGAACAGCTGCAGGGCCGAAAGAAAAAGAAGGGCCGATTGGTCATTTAATTGATAAAACGTATGATGAAATGCATTGTGATCAAAAGAACTGGGAAATGGCTGAAAGAAAACTCATGGAAGATGCGATATCCAGTGCTTTATCAAAAGCAAATTTGCAAAAAAGCGACATTGATCTATTGCTTGCAGGAGATTTACTCAATCAAAATGTCACAGCTAACTATGTAGCAAGAGAACTGAAAATCCCGTTTCTCTGTTTGTTTGGGGCATGCTCAACTTCAATGGAATCGGTCGCCATTGCGTCAGCACTCATTGATGGTGGTTTTGCCAATAGAGCCATCGCAGCGACAAGCAGTCATAATGCAACGGCAGAACGCCAATTTCGTAATCCAACAGAATACGGCGGACAAAAACCAGATACAGCCACAAGTACTGTCACTGGAAGCGGGGCCGTTATTATTAGCCAGGCGCCCTCTCCAATTCAAATTACAAGCGCGACAGTAGGCAGGGTGATGGATCTTGGGATTACAGATCCATTTGACATGGGATCGGCCATGGCACCGGCAGCGGCGGATACCATCAAACAGCATTTAGAAGACCTTGGAAGAACGGTGGACGATTACGATCTGATTTTAACAGGAGATTTATCTGGTATTGGTTCGCCAATTTTAAAGGATCTTCTGAAGGAAGAAAGCATTCAACTTGGGAGAAAGCATGATGATTGCGGGTTAATCATCTATACACCTGATCAAAATGTATTCGCTGGTGGGAGTGGCTGTGCTTGTTCAGCTGTTGTGACATTTAGTCACATTTTTCAAGAAATGAAAGCAGGGAATCTGCAAAGAGTACTCGTTGTGGCAACCGGAGCGCTACTAAGCCCTATGATGGTCCAGCAAAAAGAGACCATTCCAACCATTGCGCACGGTGTCGTATTTGAGCGTGCAGGAGGAGAGAGCTAA
- the spoVAC gene encoding stage V sporulation protein AC, with amino-acid sequence MSSLKENYPSKVKTYQPKPPYVLNCIKAFLVGGLICAIGEGLQNFYIHFFDFNEKTAGNPTVATLILISSILTGIGIYDRIGQFAGAGSAVPVTGFANSMTSAALEHKSEGLVLGVATNMFKLAGNVIVFGVVSAYVVGIIRYIFEKMFS; translated from the coding sequence GTGTCGAGTTTAAAAGAGAACTATCCATCTAAGGTGAAAACGTATCAGCCTAAACCTCCTTATGTCCTCAACTGCATCAAGGCTTTTCTTGTTGGTGGATTGATCTGTGCCATAGGCGAGGGACTGCAAAATTTCTATATTCACTTTTTTGATTTTAATGAAAAAACAGCAGGAAACCCAACAGTGGCGACCCTCATTTTAATTTCTTCTATATTAACTGGTATCGGTATTTACGATCGAATCGGCCAGTTTGCTGGAGCGGGATCGGCTGTTCCGGTGACAGGATTTGCTAACAGTATGACAAGCGCTGCCCTTGAGCATAAAAGTGAAGGGCTTGTTTTAGGGGTCGCCACCAATATGTTTAAACTCGCTGGGAACGTCATTGTGTTTGGTGTCGTCTCAGCATATGTCGTAGGGATCATTCGATACATCTTTGAAAAGATGTTTTCGTAG